One genomic region from Rosa rugosa chromosome 1, drRosRugo1.1, whole genome shotgun sequence encodes:
- the LOC133744071 gene encoding palmitoyl-monogalactosyldiacylglycerol delta-7 desaturase, chloroplastic-like translates to MEEKMEASTTKFLVLATHCLALLGPFYFNWSAFWLAVALYFVTGVGITLSFHRNLAHRSFKLPRWLEYSFAYCAVLSLQGSPIEWVSTHRILHQFTDTWDDPHSPIKGFWYSHIGWLVDYHSRFGTPDTLEFKNVGDLKKQWYYRFIHCTYPYHSVALGILLYTRGGLPFLVWGVGVRTVFLLHITFSINSICHIWGKQVWNTGDLSRNNWLLGLLAHGEGWHNNHHAFEYSARQGLEWWEIDTTWYIIRFLEAIGLATDVKLPNEAHKKRKAFCKNSSTIQ, encoded by the exons ATGGAAGAAAAAATGGAGGCCTCAACAACCAAGTTTCTTGTCCTGGCCACACATTGCCTTGCTCTTTTGGGGCCGTTTTATTTCAACTGGTCTGCGTTTTGGCTGGCTGTGGCACTCTATTTTGTTACAGGTGTGGGTATTACTCTGTCCTTCCATAGAAACCTCGCTCACCGCAGCTTTAAGCTTCCTAGATGGCTCGAGTACTCTTTTGCCTACTGCGCCGTCCTTTCGCTCCAG GGAAGTCCAATTGAATGGGTGAGCACACACAGAATCCTTCATCAGTTTACAGACACATGGGATGATCCTCACAGTCCCATTAAGGGATTTTGGTACAGTCATATTGGTTGGCTTGTTGACTATCATTCTCGGTTTGGAACC CCCGACACACTAGAATTCAAGAATGTCGGAGACTTAAAGAAGCAGTGGTACTATAGGTTTATTCACTGTACGTATCCTTATCACTCTGTAGCTCTTGGAATTCTGCTATATACTCGAGGAGGGCTACCATTCTTGGTTTGGGGAGTG GGTGTAAGGACTGTATTTTTACTCCACATTACCTTCTCAATAAACTCGATCTGCCACATATGGGGAAAGCAAGTATGGAATACTGGTGATTTGTCTAGAAACAACTG GTTGTTAGGTTTGCTAGCGCATGGCGAAGGTTGGCACAATAATCATCATGCCTTTGAGTACTCAGCTCGTCAAGGCTTGGAATGGTGGGAGATTGACACTACTTGGTATATAATACGCTTCCTTGAAGCCATTGGTTTGGCTACAGACGTAAAACTCCCAAATGAAGCTCATAAGAAAAGAAAGGCTTTTTGCAAGAATAGCAGTACTATCCAGTAA